One stretch of Ktedonobacterales bacterium DNA includes these proteins:
- a CDS encoding zinc ribbon domain-containing protein — protein MQSTFCTNCGQPLPAGSAFCGSCGARQTPNQPPANNAPPAQGAPAPTPAAVSDAPTQLTPPPPPPTGDNTPTQLTPPPPPDATLRADAPPVHDPYASQYNAAPPPAPSGPSSFSQYNGPVMSGPYPPPPGQQAPFAPPPAPPGYAPGPPPVMTPGGVAPWAQPQKKSGRRFALGCVVAIVLVVLVLSGGGVLAYRLLSSGKSGSTSSSNHPGSTPGSSNPGSTPGTGSTTTSPGGAQTLDNLNLQAIYAGVTVTVMNATQAPSVPEYTPNDPNQDALKMQVRLDNSQDTHGVFVSNNARVVGPSGNPYDVTNGGASNSLPLSVDGQANILGYWYFAVPHGTNISDWKLVLGAATELQETIPLNGVGYDPSVWQWVTKPITEKNTVTYYGGALTGTVTKVTTGVWTPGFQAPQGMRFILVDLKVTNNSAGSAYVGDPEFALLQPNQERQNQNTLYGYFINEVLGGHESKDVGYICFVVPPDKGDFQMLFFNQDNGIAAMIDLGTL, from the coding sequence ATGCAATCAACGTTCTGTACTAATTGCGGCCAGCCTCTGCCAGCAGGCTCAGCTTTTTGTGGCTCCTGTGGCGCGCGCCAGACTCCGAACCAGCCACCGGCAAATAATGCGCCGCCCGCGCAGGGCGCTCCGGCTCCCACGCCAGCAGCAGTGAGCGACGCGCCGACGCAGCTTACCCCACCGCCCCCACCGCCAACAGGGGATAACACGCCCACGCAGCTTACCCCACCACCGCCACCAGACGCCACGTTGCGCGCTGACGCGCCGCCAGTCCATGATCCCTACGCCTCACAATATAACGCAGCGCCGCCACCAGCGCCTTCAGGGCCGTCGTCCTTCAGCCAGTATAACGGCCCGGTGATGTCTGGACCTTATCCCCCGCCCCCCGGCCAGCAAGCGCCATTTGCGCCGCCACCAGCGCCGCCAGGCTACGCTCCCGGCCCCCCGCCAGTGATGACGCCGGGCGGCGTCGCGCCCTGGGCGCAGCCGCAAAAAAAGAGCGGCAGACGCTTCGCGCTTGGCTGTGTGGTGGCAATCGTCCTGGTCGTTCTCGTGCTGAGCGGCGGCGGGGTGCTGGCTTACAGGTTGCTGTCATCCGGCAAGAGCGGCTCCACCAGCAGCAGCAATCACCCTGGCAGCACTCCTGGCTCCAGCAACCCTGGCAGTACTCCGGGTACAGGTAGCACGACCACCAGCCCGGGCGGCGCGCAGACGCTCGATAACCTGAACCTTCAGGCGATCTACGCGGGCGTAACCGTCACCGTCATGAACGCCACGCAGGCTCCCAGCGTGCCTGAATACACCCCCAACGATCCCAACCAGGATGCCCTCAAGATGCAGGTCCGGCTGGATAACAGTCAAGATACGCACGGCGTTTTCGTCTCGAACAATGCGCGTGTGGTCGGCCCAAGCGGCAACCCCTACGACGTAACGAACGGCGGCGCATCCAACAGCCTGCCCCTTTCTGTGGACGGGCAGGCCAACATCCTTGGATACTGGTATTTTGCCGTGCCGCATGGCACGAATATCAGCGATTGGAAACTGGTGCTTGGCGCGGCTACCGAGTTGCAGGAAACCATCCCGCTCAACGGCGTGGGCTATGATCCCTCCGTCTGGCAGTGGGTCACGAAGCCCATCACCGAGAAGAACACCGTCACCTACTACGGCGGCGCGCTCACCGGCACCGTCACCAAAGTCACCACCGGCGTCTGGACACCGGGCTTTCAAGCGCCGCAGGGCATGCGTTTTATCCTGGTAGACTTGAAGGTCACGAACAACAGCGCGGGCAGCGCCTATGTTGGCGACCCGGAGTTTGCCCTGCTCCAGCCCAACCAGGAGCGCCAGAACCAGAATACCTTATATGGCTACTTTATCAATGAAGTCCTGGGCGGCCATGAAAGCAAGGACGTGGGCTACATCTGCTTCGTGGTCCCACCAGACAAGGGCGACTTCCAGATGCTCTTCTTCAACCAGGATAACGGGATTGCGGCGATGATTGACCTGGGTACGCTCTAA
- a CDS encoding serine/threonine-protein kinase gives MAEREGQQFGNYRLVRLLGRGAFAEVYLAVQVFLGTEAAIKVLHTQLANAADIEKFRMEARTIATLTHPHIVRVLDFGVQDGTPYLLMDYAPNGSLRQLFPAGTPLAPATILPYLKQIAEALQYAHDQRLIHRDVKPENMLLSRSNGVLLSDFGIALVAQSSNYQETQSIAGTASYMAPEQLQGKPRPASDQYALGVVVYEWLSGSRPFHGTFTEVAGQHMLAAPRPLREKIPTLSPAVERVVLTALAKDPKERFASIRAFANALEQATLVDNPQTYATRAQTPPSPAGRSDGPQPSIYAAETVISALPGIPVPPPPQTTAGSGPPIVGPTVPASVQPGGPSGYAPAFNAGWAANTPSSPAPYADTFMSMAAPASPLAPAPGQTPPKKGISRRAVVIGGAAGLALIGGGAAAFLLLPKGSGTAGTVVGSSPTAAGTGAATATAAPTETATSAPTETPTTPPQPGSTLYTYRGHTQAVATLEWSPGGLVIVSGSYDHTVRIWNATNGNTLITYKKHTDQVWTVAGSSDSKYMASGGKDRAVHVWDPHDGNPVGLGPYTGHSGEIADLTWSPNNKLIASASYDNTVRVWEALTQQFIFTYSNHTDHVWSVDWSPDGSLVASGSKDKTVHLWNPTNGTGTVVNIYKGHNDGVAAVAWSPNGKRIASGSYDRTVQVWDATTGNNVVTYSGHSGDVTGVAWSPDGRYIASSSKDGTVHVWNASNATRVLVYRQHSSAVSDVGWGPNGKRIASASADLSVRVWLAP, from the coding sequence ATGGCTGAACGCGAGGGTCAGCAATTTGGCAATTATCGCCTCGTTCGATTGCTAGGCAGAGGCGCTTTTGCCGAAGTCTATCTGGCGGTACAGGTGTTCCTGGGTACGGAGGCCGCCATCAAAGTGCTGCATACCCAACTGGCAAACGCCGCCGATATAGAGAAGTTTCGTATGGAGGCGCGCACCATTGCCACGCTGACGCATCCGCATATCGTGCGCGTCCTCGATTTTGGCGTGCAAGATGGCACGCCCTATCTCCTCATGGATTACGCGCCCAACGGCTCGCTGCGGCAGTTGTTCCCCGCCGGAACGCCGCTGGCCCCGGCCACCATTCTGCCCTATCTCAAGCAGATAGCGGAGGCGCTGCAATATGCCCACGACCAGCGGCTGATTCACCGCGATGTCAAGCCGGAAAATATGCTGCTGAGCCGCAGCAACGGGGTCTTGCTCAGCGATTTTGGCATCGCCCTGGTAGCGCAAAGCTCCAACTACCAGGAGACACAGAGCATCGCCGGAACGGCATCCTATATGGCCCCGGAGCAACTGCAAGGCAAGCCGCGCCCCGCCAGCGATCAATACGCCCTGGGGGTAGTGGTCTATGAATGGCTCAGCGGCTCGCGCCCCTTTCACGGGACGTTCACCGAAGTCGCCGGGCAGCACATGCTGGCGGCTCCGCGCCCCCTGCGCGAGAAAATCCCGACGCTCTCGCCAGCCGTAGAGCGGGTGGTGCTGACGGCGCTGGCAAAAGACCCCAAAGAACGCTTTGCCAGCATACGCGCCTTTGCTAACGCCCTGGAGCAAGCCACTCTGGTGGATAACCCGCAGACATACGCCACCCGCGCGCAAACGCCGCCCAGCCCCGCCGGGCGCAGCGATGGGCCGCAGCCCTCAATCTACGCTGCCGAGACGGTCATCAGCGCGCTGCCAGGCATCCCGGTACCGCCGCCTCCGCAAACCACCGCAGGGTCCGGCCCTCCCATCGTCGGGCCAACCGTTCCAGCGTCGGTCCAGCCGGGCGGGCCGTCAGGATACGCGCCCGCTTTCAATGCCGGATGGGCCGCCAACACGCCGTCGTCGCCAGCGCCCTATGCCGACACGTTCATGTCAATGGCCGCGCCCGCCAGCCCCCTTGCCCCCGCGCCTGGGCAGACGCCGCCCAAAAAGGGCATCTCGCGCCGCGCCGTCGTCATCGGCGGCGCAGCCGGGCTGGCGCTGATCGGCGGCGGCGCGGCGGCCTTCCTGCTGTTGCCAAAAGGCAGTGGAACCGCCGGAACCGTCGTCGGCTCCAGCCCAACGGCAGCAGGGACCGGAGCCGCGACAGCTACCGCAGCGCCAACCGAAACCGCTACCTCAGCGCCAACCGAGACGCCAACCACTCCGCCGCAGCCTGGGTCAACCCTCTACACCTATCGCGGCCATACGCAGGCAGTGGCGACGCTGGAGTGGTCGCCCGGCGGCCTTGTGATCGTCTCCGGCAGCTATGATCATACGGTGCGCATCTGGAACGCAACCAACGGCAATACCCTCATCACCTACAAGAAGCATACCGATCAGGTCTGGACGGTAGCCGGATCGTCCGATAGCAAGTATATGGCCTCTGGCGGCAAAGATCGGGCGGTGCATGTCTGGGATCCTCACGACGGAAACCCCGTCGGCCTCGGCCCCTACACCGGCCACAGCGGGGAGATAGCCGATCTGACCTGGTCGCCCAACAACAAGCTCATCGCCTCGGCCAGCTATGATAACACAGTGCGCGTCTGGGAGGCGCTCACCCAACAGTTCATCTTCACCTATTCCAACCATACCGATCACGTCTGGTCAGTGGACTGGTCGCCCGATGGCTCCCTGGTCGCCTCTGGCAGCAAAGACAAAACCGTCCATCTCTGGAACCCGACCAACGGGACCGGAACCGTCGTCAACATCTACAAGGGCCATAATGACGGCGTAGCAGCCGTCGCCTGGTCGCCCAATGGGAAACGGATCGCCTCCGGCAGCTATGATCGCACCGTCCAGGTCTGGGACGCGACAACCGGGAACAACGTCGTGACCTACAGCGGCCATTCCGGCGACGTGACCGGTGTTGCCTGGTCGCCCGACGGCAGGTATATCGCCTCGTCCAGCAAAGATGGCACAGTGCACGTCTGGAACGCCAGCAATGCAACCAGGGTGCTGGTCTATCGCCAGCACAGCAGCGCGGTGAGTGATGTGGGCTGGGGGCCTAATGGCAAGCGCATCGCCTCGGCCAGCGCCGATCTCAGCGTGCGGGTCTGGCTGGCCCCATAA
- a CDS encoding FHA domain-containing protein: MRTLTLAWQAQGQWRNHTVTAERPCIIGRQAESCQIILDDRSVSRQHASVYAVEGRWRLRNLSQSSIIAFNRRFRLTYNQDTPLKPGDTFRLGTTYLWVMPPQPGMKALKVQCARCGRLVDSRPEEFCPWCGCSLANGQIVEVET, encoded by the coding sequence ATGCGCACACTGACACTGGCATGGCAGGCGCAAGGGCAGTGGCGGAACCACACCGTCACTGCCGAGCGCCCCTGCATCATTGGGAGGCAGGCGGAGTCGTGCCAGATCATCCTCGATGATCGCTCCGTCTCGCGCCAGCATGCTTCGGTCTACGCCGTAGAGGGCAGGTGGCGCCTGCGCAATCTGAGCCAGAGCAGCATCATCGCCTTCAACCGGCGCTTTCGCCTGACCTATAACCAGGACACACCGCTCAAACCCGGCGACACCTTCCGCCTGGGGACGACGTATCTCTGGGTGATGCCGCCGCAGCCCGGAATGAAGGCGCTGAAGGTGCAGTGCGCCCGCTGTGGCAGGCTGGTAGATTCGCGCCCTGAAGAGTTTTGCCCCTGGTGTGGTTGCTCACTCGCCAACGGCCAGATCGTAGAGGTGGAAACCTGA
- a CDS encoding FHA domain-containing protein: MQRAQMPPQVRLNWQDPVTNEESVILAPLPISIGRMRENTVALNSDAVSRQHALLEYVNGEVVVHDRQSKNGVLVNQQRVKHAPLKDGDTFQIGPFRFSIEISPTDQPYAPSQAPTMALPQEYGTMAAPQEYGTMAAPADFGTMAAPQEPGTVVASVDFGTVMMPPGAAAQPSQPPQIRVRWIDPTTQHKREVVAAPPISIGRQHDNTIPLPVINASRQHAILTLEGGQVILTDQGSGNGTFLNGQRIQRAPVSPTDTIEIGGVCLTAALADAPASRPVQPAAQPAPLVPPSLAASRSPTPPAPTPIKPPAESTLVFSGETGLLLPFVPAATVEETFPPAFFQQPVVPFWQAQQSGIPVTEITYLAIGGGLGSFTWIDHLLISGVPEQHIASIGLEPKPHARYERLCHNSQVLSHERLRSNSDACPDNIWGWPSYGLREIWHSLGRGQIGNALRVSVQVFGEPVLTETYTPRASDVFNSIDREAQRIGWGRIWRYGQAHAIRKTDDGRYIIAYTQINQRLEVVKQFIVARYVHIAVGYPAIQFLADLQDYRDRTKDFQRVVNAYEDHSHIYDHLARAGGVVMVRGRGIVASRVIQRLAEAHLQNPRVGILQVLRSPLLAGHRDGRVRRKVENHTELQPFNWPKACAGGTLRRKLEQADDQQRDRLLNDWGGTTTASRKDWRAISRAGLREGWYRIYFGRVKRVERNQYGQIATLIATSDPRQPESWLPADFIIDCTGLEAALESNALLKDMVDTYRLGRNPKGRLRVANDFEALGMANGPGHVYASGTMTLGGPFAMADSFIGLQYAALRSVEALRKLGAPGLRRLGPLRSFRQWTRWVRSRHP, translated from the coding sequence ATGCAGAGAGCGCAGATGCCGCCGCAGGTGCGCCTGAACTGGCAAGACCCCGTGACCAATGAAGAGAGCGTCATCCTCGCCCCGCTGCCCATCAGCATCGGGCGGATGCGCGAAAATACCGTTGCGCTCAACAGCGACGCGGTGTCGCGCCAGCACGCCTTGCTGGAGTATGTTAATGGCGAAGTCGTCGTTCATGACCGGCAGAGCAAGAACGGCGTCCTCGTCAATCAACAGCGTGTCAAACACGCGCCTCTGAAAGATGGCGACACGTTCCAGATCGGCCCGTTCCGCTTCTCCATCGAGATCAGCCCCACCGACCAGCCATACGCGCCTTCCCAGGCGCCCACGATGGCTCTCCCGCAGGAGTATGGCACGATGGCCGCGCCTCAAGAGTATGGCACGATGGCCGCGCCTGCGGATTTTGGGACGATGGCCGCGCCGCAGGAGCCTGGCACAGTTGTTGCTTCGGTGGATTTTGGGACCGTCATGATGCCGCCTGGAGCGGCGGCCCAGCCGTCTCAGCCCCCGCAGATCAGGGTGCGCTGGATAGACCCGACCACCCAACACAAGCGCGAAGTCGTGGCAGCGCCGCCCATCAGCATCGGGCGGCAGCATGATAATACTATTCCCTTGCCTGTTATCAACGCCTCGCGCCAGCACGCCATCCTCACGCTGGAGGGCGGCCAGGTTATCCTTACCGATCAGGGCAGCGGGAACGGCACGTTCCTCAACGGGCAGCGGATTCAGCGCGCTCCCGTTAGCCCCACCGATACCATCGAGATCGGCGGGGTGTGCCTGACAGCGGCTCTGGCCGACGCCCCGGCGTCCAGACCCGTTCAGCCCGCCGCGCAGCCCGCGCCGCTTGTACCGCCGTCCCTGGCGGCCAGCCGTTCGCCGACGCCTCCGGCCCCCACGCCGATCAAACCGCCCGCAGAATCCACGCTCGTCTTCAGCGGCGAGACGGGTCTGCTCCTTCCCTTTGTGCCAGCGGCGACAGTGGAAGAGACCTTCCCGCCCGCGTTCTTTCAGCAGCCTGTTGTCCCATTCTGGCAGGCGCAGCAAAGCGGTATCCCTGTCACCGAAATCACCTACCTGGCAATTGGCGGCGGCCTGGGCAGCTTCACCTGGATCGATCACCTGCTGATCTCTGGCGTTCCAGAGCAGCACATCGCTTCCATCGGCCTGGAACCCAAGCCACACGCGCGCTACGAGCGCCTGTGTCATAACTCGCAGGTTCTCAGCCACGAGCGCCTGCGCTCCAACAGCGACGCCTGCCCGGACAATATCTGGGGCTGGCCTTCCTATGGGCTGCGCGAAATCTGGCATTCGCTGGGCCGGGGCCAGATCGGCAATGCGCTGCGCGTCAGCGTCCAGGTTTTCGGTGAGCCGGTCCTGACGGAGACCTATACGCCCCGCGCCAGCGATGTCTTCAACTCAATAGACCGCGAGGCGCAGCGTATTGGCTGGGGGCGCATCTGGCGCTATGGACAGGCCCACGCCATTCGCAAGACTGACGATGGCCGCTACATCATCGCCTACACACAGATCAACCAGCGCCTGGAAGTGGTCAAGCAGTTTATCGTCGCGCGCTATGTGCATATCGCCGTTGGCTATCCGGCCATTCAGTTCCTGGCCGATCTTCAGGACTATCGAGACCGCACCAAAGATTTCCAGCGTGTCGTCAACGCCTACGAAGACCACAGCCATATCTATGACCACCTGGCGCGCGCTGGCGGGGTGGTCATGGTGCGGGGTCGTGGCATCGTGGCGTCGCGGGTCATTCAGCGGCTGGCCGAGGCGCATCTACAAAACCCGCGTGTCGGCATCCTGCAAGTCCTGCGCTCTCCGCTGCTGGCGGGCCATCGTGACGGGCGAGTCCGGCGCAAAGTGGAAAACCATACCGAGCTACAGCCTTTCAACTGGCCCAAAGCCTGCGCGGGCGGCACACTGCGCCGCAAACTGGAACAGGCCGACGATCAGCAGCGTGACCGCCTCCTCAACGACTGGGGCGGCACGACTACCGCCAGCCGCAAGGACTGGCGAGCCATCAGCCGCGCCGGGCTGCGCGAGGGCTGGTATCGGATATACTTTGGCAGGGTGAAGCGTGTAGAGCGCAACCAGTATGGGCAGATCGCCACGTTGATCGCCACCAGCGACCCCAGGCAGCCGGAAAGCTGGCTGCCCGCCGACTTCATCATAGACTGTACCGGCCTGGAGGCCGCGTTGGAGAGTAACGCGCTGCTCAAGGATATGGTAGATACGTACAGGTTGGGGCGCAATCCCAAGGGTCGGCTGCGCGTCGCCAACGATTTTGAGGCGCTGGGCATGGCGAATGGACCCGGCCACGTCTACGCCAGCGGCACGATGACGCTGGGCGGCCCCTTCGCAATGGCGGACAGCTTTATCGGTCTACAATATGCGGCTCTGCGCTCGGTGGAAGCTCTGCGCAAGCTGGGCGCGCCGGGGCTGCGCCGCCTTGGCCCGCTGCGTTCATTCCGGCAGTGGACTCGTTGGGTAAGGAGCAGACATCCATGA
- a CDS encoding tetratricopeptide repeat protein, protein MAENNLTLALWLHVSDLERSVGFYRDTLGLSQIGTTADWPGFALGQARLWLRLGPETTAAAPLPAWGALLLPTPEGIEARVHDLEARGVNFSAPLAETPQGRIAQFHDPDGHTLCLWEAPAEQATPSEAQAAASAQAAETARRTQEITRLLIQAEIAKTSRNYTDAARLYRMALEAGPEQAGAWGSLSYVLNQLGSYTESLAATEMALALDPTMPEVWANQGSALYSLKRYEEALASYERALAISPATAEFWVNKGAALTSLRPSEEALEAYDRALTLNGRLAFAWGNRAWLLTLLGRHEEALDSADRALALGMRAANVLDTKGYALAGLGRYEESLDFYHQALILAPDDPEVLAHEAAARQAMGQEE, encoded by the coding sequence ATGGCTGAGAACAATCTAACACTGGCTCTCTGGCTTCATGTCAGCGATCTGGAGCGATCAGTTGGGTTTTATCGTGACACGTTGGGCCTGAGCCAGATAGGTACCACCGCCGATTGGCCCGGCTTTGCGCTGGGCCAGGCGCGGCTCTGGCTGCGCCTGGGGCCAGAGACAACAGCGGCAGCGCCTCTGCCTGCATGGGGCGCGCTGCTGCTGCCGACGCCAGAGGGCATCGAAGCGCGCGTCCACGACCTGGAAGCGCGCGGCGTCAATTTCAGCGCCCCGCTGGCCGAAACGCCCCAGGGACGGATCGCCCAGTTCCACGATCCCGACGGCCACACGCTCTGCCTGTGGGAAGCGCCTGCCGAACAGGCGACGCCGAGTGAGGCTCAGGCAGCGGCCAGCGCCCAGGCCGCAGAAACAGCGCGCCGCACCCAGGAGATCACCCGGTTACTGATTCAGGCTGAAATCGCTAAAACGTCCAGGAACTACACCGACGCGGCGCGGCTCTATCGTATGGCCCTGGAAGCCGGACCAGAGCAGGCAGGCGCCTGGGGCAGCCTGAGCTATGTCTTGAATCAACTGGGCAGCTATACAGAGAGTCTGGCGGCAACGGAGATGGCGCTTGCGCTGGACCCAACTATGCCCGAAGTCTGGGCCAATCAGGGCAGCGCGCTCTACTCCCTGAAACGCTACGAAGAGGCGCTGGCCTCCTATGAACGGGCGCTGGCAATCTCCCCGGCCACCGCCGAGTTCTGGGTGAACAAAGGCGCGGCGCTCACGAGCCTGCGACCCTCTGAAGAGGCGCTGGAGGCATATGATCGCGCGCTGACGCTGAATGGGCGTCTGGCATTCGCCTGGGGCAATCGCGCCTGGCTGCTGACCCTGCTGGGCCGCCATGAGGAGGCGCTCGACTCGGCAGATCGGGCGCTGGCGCTGGGGATGCGCGCGGCAAACGTGCTGGACACCAAAGGCTACGCGCTGGCGGGGCTGGGTCGCTATGAAGAAAGCCTGGATTTTTACCACCAGGCGCTGATCCTGGCTCCCGACGACCCCGAAGTCCTTGCCCACGAGGCTGCGGCCCGCCAGGCAATGGGGCAGGAAGAGTAG